The DNA segment GGGCCTAGTCCGGCTTGATGGTCGCCTTGTACTTCGGGACGCCGTCGACGACCTCGAGGACGACGGCGTCCTTGGTCGCGTTGCGCTTGGCATCGATCGTGATGGTCCCGGTGACGCCCTTGAATCCCTTCGTCGAGTTGATCGCGCGTGCGAGGTCCGCGCCCGAGAGCGACTGGGCGCGGGCGGCGGCATCGAAGAGCAGCCGCACCGAGTCGTACCCGAGGGCGGCGAGGCCGTCGGGGACCTTGCCGTACTCGGCCTGGTATCGCTTGACAAACTCCTGGACCTCCGGGCGGGTGTCCTCCTGCGAGTAGTGATTGGAGAAGTAGCAGCCGTTGAGCGAGGAGCCGGCGTTGCGGAGTTCCTCGGAGTCCCAGCCGTCGCCGCCGATAAGGGGGACATCGAGGCCGAGCTTGCGTGCCTGCTTGGCGATGTTCACGACCTCGGTGTAGTAGCCGGGGACGTAGATGAACTCGGCGCCCATCTGGCGGATGGCGGTGAGCTGGGCCGAGAAGTCGTTGTCGCCGTCGGAGTAGGCCTGCTCCGAAACGACCTCGCCGCCGAGTTTCTTGAACGAATCGATGAAGTTGGAGTTGAGGCCTGAGGAATAGGCCTGGGCGCGGTTGTAGAGCGTGGCGGCCTTGGAGAGTTTGAGGTTCTCGCGGGCGAACTTGGCGCCCACGTAGCCCTGGAACGGATCGATGAAACACACCCGGGAGATCATGTTGCCGACGGCGGTGACATCGGGGTTGG comes from the Phycisphaeraceae bacterium genome and includes:
- a CDS encoding ABC transporter substrate-binding protein, with protein sequence MSRLTRPTLAATLLAALSAALGGCEKSPATNSPAAGSTAAGASADTFLVGHYASMTGSEATFGVSTDNGIRLAVSEQNAAGGVNGRQITLITYDNQGKPQESVTAVTRLIDQDHVVAVLGEVASSRSLAGAPVCQRKGVPMITPSSTNPDVTAVGNMISRVCFIDPFQGYVGAKFARENLKLSKAATLYNRAQAYSSGLNSNFIDSFKKLGGEVVSEQAYSDGDNDFSAQLTAIRQMGAEFIYVPGYYTEVVNIAKQARKLGLDVPLIGGDGWDSEELRNAGSSLNGCYFSNHYSQEDTRPEVQEFVKRYQAEYGKVPDGLAALGYDSVRLLFDAAARAQSLSGADLARAINSTKGFKGVTGTITIDAKRNATKDAVVLEVVDGVPKYKATIKPD